From the Winogradskyella forsetii genome, the window GGTCGTTGCTAATATTCTCAACAATACCTTCCGAGCCATAAGTCGTTTTTAAAAACGCATTAAATTTTTCTTTTCTGTCGTTCCTATCCACATAACCAGAAGGTACTTTAACCGAAGTTAAATAAGAAGGCACATCTACTGCACCATGATCTGCAGTTAAGAAAACCGTGTATTCTCCTTTCCCGACTGTTGCGTCTAAATACTCAAAGAAACGCTCTAAATCTTTATCTAAACGAATATAGGTGTCTTCAATCTCTTTAGAATTCACGCCAAAATTATGACCTACATAATCAGTAGCAGAAAAACTTACTGCCAAGACATCCGTAATCTCATCTTCGCCCAAATTTTCTGCTTTAATGGCTTCCATGGCAAAATCTGCGGTTAAGCTGTTACCATAAGGCGTAGCTTTTAAAATATCAAATCCGCGATTGTCTTTGCTCAACGCTTTTAGATCATAAGGAAACGTAGCTTTTTCTTTGCCTGTAAAACCACCTTCAAAGGTATTTTCATCTGTTCCACTTTCTGTATATGTTGAAATATCATAGAGCGTATTCCACTCTTTCAGATAAGATTCTGCTTTCTCAGTAGCATTAAAATCTTTTACCCATTGCGGCAAATCATTCATATAAAATGTACTCGAAATCCACAAGCCTTCATCCAAGCCATGAAACCAATAGGCCGCATTTGCCGTGTGCCCAGCCGGTAAGATGGCACCTCTGTCTTTTAAAGAAATCCCAATGGTTTTACCTCGCATCTGCGTAAACAATCTGTTCTCGTCGCCAAAGGTTGTGGTTTGCATTCTATGCGGAGACATTTTGCCAGCGTTATGCGCTGTACCTACTGATTCTACACTATCATCACCTGCACAATACACCATTTCTTTTATCTCTTTATCATAAAAATTATTGCCTATAATTCCATGATATTTTGGTGTTGTACCCGTATAAACTGACGTATGACCAGGACCAGTATAAGTTGGCACATAATTAAAATGGTTGTTTTTGCAGTTAAAACCTTCACGTATCATACGTTTAAAACCGCCATCTCCAAACTTGGAGTCGAATCGTGTTAAATAATCGTAACGCATTTGGTCTACCACGATACCAACCACTAATTTTGGTCTAGCATTCGATTCCATCGAAGGACTTTTCCCTTTGTTAGGAAGTGTCGTATTTTGAGAACCACAAGAGCAAAACAAAAACAAAATGGCTATTAAAGTGAAGAAATTTTTCATTTGGATAAGACTTTCAATTGAATCTCAAAAATACAATTTTTATGTTATCTTATTTTTAATTTAAGGTAATATCCTAATCATTTTTTATACTTTAGCATTAATGAAAACACCCAGCACTTATCTATATAATATAGGTACTTATTTTATAATGATTAAGGATATTTTTCGCAGACCTACTAAATGGTCTGTGATGAAACCTTTAATTCTAAAAGATATTGACGATCTCATTATTGGATCATTAGGTATCGTTGCCTTTATATCATTTTTTGTTGGAGGCGTTGTTGCTATTCAAACCTCGTTGAATATGACGAGCCCAATTATGCCAAAATATTTGGTTGGATTTGCCACCAGACAATCCATAATCTTAGAATTTGCACCAACATTTATTTCTATTATCATGGCTGGTAAAGTAGGTTCTTTTATAACGTCAAGTATTGGGACGATGCGAGTTACAGAACAAATCGATGCACTGGAAGTTATGGGCATCAATGGAATAAACTATCTTGTTTTTCCTAAGTTTATTGCGTTGTCGCTTTATCCATTTGTGATTTCCATTGCTATGTTTTTAGGAGTTTTGGGAGGTTTGGCAGCTTCGGTTTATGGTGGTTATGTTACTGTTGAAGATTTTATTGAAGGTGTGAAAACCGATTTTATTCCCTTTCACTTTATTTATGCTTTTGCAAAAACATTTGTATTTGCGTTTTTATTAGCTACCATTCCTTCATACTATGGTTATTTTATGAAAGGTGGCGCTTTAGAAGTTGGTAAAGCTAGTACCACATCTTTCGTTTGGACCAGTGTTATGATTATATTAACCAACTTTTTACTAACCAGTTTATTACTAGGCTAATTATGATAGAGGTTAAGGATTTAAATAAATCGTTTGGAGATGCACATATTTTAAAAGGCATCACGACTTCTTTTGATAAAGGAAAAACCAATTTGATTATCGGTCAAAGTGGCTCGGGTAAAACGGTGTTTTTAAAATGTCTGTTGGGTTTATTTGAATATGAAAAAGGCTCCATTTGTTACGAAGGAAGAAATTTTAGTAAGTTATCAAGAGATGAAAAAACCGACTTACGTGCCGAAATGGGAATGGTATTTCAAGGCAGTGCGCTTTTTGACTCCATGACCATTGCGGAAAACGTGATGTTTCCTTTACGTATGTTTACCAAACAGAGTAAGAGTGAAATGCAAGATAGGGTAAATGAAGTTTTAAAGCGGGTCAATTTAGATAATGCAAATAATAAAATGCCAAGTGAAGCTTCAGGAGGCATGCAAAAGCGAGTGGCTATTGCTAGAGCTATTGTTAACAGACCAAAATATTTATTTTGTGATGAACCTAACTCTGGTTTAGATCCGAAAACGGCAATTGTTATCGACAATTTAATTCAGGAAATAACGGACGAATTCGATATTACCACAGTGATCAATACGCACGATATGAACTCTGTAATGGAAATTGGAGAGAAAATCGTATTCCTTAAAGATGGCTTATTAGAATGGGAAGGTTCTAAAGAAACTATCTTTAAAACAGAAAACGAAGCTGTGACTAACTTCGTTTATTCCTCTGAGTTATTTAGAAAAGTTCGTAAAATGTATTTAGACGAGGATCACTAATTTAATTTCGTTTAATAAATACCGTATCTACTTTTAGTTCGTTTTTCAACCATTTTTGTAAATCACGTTCCTTAATTAATATAAGACTGTCAGAAAGTTTAACTTTCCATCTCACATTAGCAACCGTTACTGTATCGATATTTATAAAATCCTTGGACTCTAGCATTTTCGCATATCCAAAATATTCAAGGTCACTAAATCTTACTTTAGCATCTCGAGAAAGTGAACTAAATGACACCGCATTTTGATTGGTATTTTTAGACTCAATGAGCTTATTTAGGTTAGAGATATT encodes:
- the pafA gene encoding alkaline phosphatase PafA — protein: MKNFFTLIAILFLFCSCGSQNTTLPNKGKSPSMESNARPKLVVGIVVDQMRYDYLTRFDSKFGDGGFKRMIREGFNCKNNHFNYVPTYTGPGHTSVYTGTTPKYHGIIGNNFYDKEIKEMVYCAGDDSVESVGTAHNAGKMSPHRMQTTTFGDENRLFTQMRGKTIGISLKDRGAILPAGHTANAAYWFHGLDEGLWISSTFYMNDLPQWVKDFNATEKAESYLKEWNTLYDISTYTESGTDENTFEGGFTGKEKATFPYDLKALSKDNRGFDILKATPYGNSLTADFAMEAIKAENLGEDEITDVLAVSFSATDYVGHNFGVNSKEIEDTYIRLDKDLERFFEYLDATVGKGEYTVFLTADHGAVDVPSYLTSVKVPSGYVDRNDRKEKFNAFLKTTYGSEGIVENISNDQIFLDRDKVKDLGLNLIDVQNTIAMEQLGYKNVYKVYTATTMSTSGFSTGLEELLQNGFNQKRSGDVILVNDPSFIPYGRTGSTHGSGQNYDTHVPLLFFGKGIKHGETFDKTVIPDIAPTISALLGISFPNSATGRPLGFVID
- a CDS encoding MlaE family ABC transporter permease, whose protein sequence is MKTPSTYLYNIGTYFIMIKDIFRRPTKWSVMKPLILKDIDDLIIGSLGIVAFISFFVGGVVAIQTSLNMTSPIMPKYLVGFATRQSIILEFAPTFISIIMAGKVGSFITSSIGTMRVTEQIDALEVMGINGINYLVFPKFIALSLYPFVISIAMFLGVLGGLAASVYGGYVTVEDFIEGVKTDFIPFHFIYAFAKTFVFAFLLATIPSYYGYFMKGGALEVGKASTTSFVWTSVMIILTNFLLTSLLLG
- a CDS encoding ABC transporter ATP-binding protein, which codes for MIEVKDLNKSFGDAHILKGITTSFDKGKTNLIIGQSGSGKTVFLKCLLGLFEYEKGSICYEGRNFSKLSRDEKTDLRAEMGMVFQGSALFDSMTIAENVMFPLRMFTKQSKSEMQDRVNEVLKRVNLDNANNKMPSEASGGMQKRVAIARAIVNRPKYLFCDEPNSGLDPKTAIVIDNLIQEITDEFDITTVINTHDMNSVMEIGEKIVFLKDGLLEWEGSKETIFKTENEAVTNFVYSSELFRKVRKMYLDEDH